In Dendropsophus ebraccatus isolate aDenEbr1 chromosome 13, aDenEbr1.pat, whole genome shotgun sequence, the sequence aacgcgtcctcctgtacttTGATATTTTGCACATAATAAAACAAGCATAACTTGACTAGGTGAGTGCTGGGATTTTCTTATCCATATCCCATACTGAAGACAGACATGTGAATCCTGAGGATTTGCACAAACTTGGTAACAGAATTGCAAGACATGAAACCCATAAAAGTGCTTTATTACACTACACCCGGACAGCATGGTTCACACTGCAAACAGAGGTAATTTGCTCGTCATTATATAACAATAGAGCTGACAGTTGACGGTACCTCGGCAGGTCATGTGCAGAAGTAGTGACGCCGGGGGTGGCTTCAACCATCAACTCTATTGTTACTTAAGAAACAGCATTACTTTTGTTTTATGGACCTGGAAAATCGCTGAGTTTCCAGTGCAAAATGCTGTCTGTGTGTAGTTTGATAAATTGTTAGAGCAGTTTTTTACTGGGCActcatctctccatgtaataggacaatGATTTTTAAGTCGAAAAACCTAATCGGCCAATGAacgggctgatcactggccctattacacaaggtaaTAGCCAAtttttggccgattatcagcctgGGTAATGGGGTCTTTaggcatacaccttcaataactgacggctgaaCGTTAGCCGACCTTTATGTCTCCCCTCcgacccctgtcctccccatatacaggaatgttCAGCCCAGCAGAGGGATTCTGTGCTGTCTATGAGGAGGGGagggttaagccacagccagagacaAAGGAGTCTGTTGGTGATTTTACATCATCCCCGACCCCATCTCTACCAACGTCTTCTCTTGGTGGCCAGGTGAATGAGCACCATACCCACTATAAGTGGTGAACACGGACAGCTACAGTATAGGATGTATAGTGACCTATAATGTTCCATTATCCTACAGACTGATCTACCTTCCATTGATAAGGGGCACATTGAAGTCTGTGCTTTGTTCACATTAGGCTCATGTATAGAGGCTGGTCTATGGATTATGACCATATATTTCCAAACCCTGGTGGTTGTGTTTATCTGCTCATTTCCTGTTATATAACATATTTTCCTTTAATTCACTGATGGTAATTTCAGAGGTTATATTTGATTCATAACCTTTATCTGCTTTAGCGTCATTCACGGTTACTATTATAAAAGAGGCACTATGGTAAAATAAACctttttatatactgctgggcatgatgtaaaaaaaaagtaagtaagACTGGGGAATCATACCGGCGAGGACACAAGCATCTTATAAGATGAAATGAATACAATAATTTCAGGAAAAACTTTGACCAAAGTTGTAACATATCAGCAGCATAACCATATCACCTGTACATTGTATCCAATCTACCAGTAAGCGTGTCCGTGTTGGGGCAGGGCTCCACGTCCTGTCCCAATTTCAAAAATGAAAGCCGACTAAATAAATAGGTGGATAGAAATCTTCTCCTTTTGATATGAGGAGTCAGAGTGGAACCTTTCCGCCCGGCTCCATCATCGAGcagtgtcctgtctcggccaatgAGTGGCTGAGTGAGCAGATCCTGCTCCAACTTCTTGTAATGGAAGCAAGGAGAGGAGATGAGCTGCAGGGGACCAGAGTaggccaaaaaaaatttttaacgttATTTTTACATCCTGCctagcaacataaaaaaaaaaaaaaatatatatatatatatatatatatatatatatatatatatatatatatatatatatatatatatatatatatttttacttcaCCAGAATATTCCTTTAAGTTAGATCATTTCCAGtataataattaaatttaaaaaaaaaacaaccttcttGCATTACATTTGACATTTTATTTGATTTAAATAGGCGAAACGTGGAACCCATTCAAGCTTCAGTACCAACTCCGGAATGTTCGAGAACGCATCGCTAAAAGCTTGGTGGAAAAGGGAATCTTGACCACAGAGAAACAAAACTTCCTGCTCTTTGACATGACCACCCACCCTGTAACCAACACCACAGAGAAGCAACGACTGGTGAAGAAGCTGCAAGAAGCTCTTCTAGAAAAGTGGGTGAACGACCCACATCGTATGGACAAACGGACACTGTCCCTGCTGGTACTGGCCCACTCCTCTGATGTCCTGGAGAACGCCTTCTCCACTCTGCCAGATGACAAGTATGACATGGCTATGAACAGATCCAAGGACCTCCTAGATTTGGATCCAGACGTGGAAGCCATGAAGCCCAACTGCACAGAAATGATCTGGGCCGTACTGTCAGCTTTCAACAAATCTTAAGATCAGTGATGGGGAAGGGGATACAAATCGGATGAAGAATTCACCCCTATCGCTGTCCAGGACATTCAGTGGGGTAGGAGGGACACAGAGATTGAAAACTTTGCTTGAACATGGGCTGTGACCCTCCACCCCCATGATACTCTTCCATCTGCTACCCACATCTCAGAAATGCTTGGTGTGTTGATCCAGTTCATAGAAGCAGTGGgctcaatacattttttttttgtttagtttttattattattatttagagcTTAATAGTCAGTAAATAAGGGTTACTTGAAAACCAAAACCTTTTGGAGTCTTCAGTGAATCAAGCACCAGTAATACCAGGGTATGGGGCACTGTACATTGGTACGGCTGGTGCACACCACCACCTGCCCTTTCCTGATTCGAAACTCTTGGCCAGTCCTGGTCACTAGTCAGTGACTAGTGTATGTAGTCAGTGTCATGTTTTCTATGATGAACACACAATTTCTGTAGACTTTTTGAAGGATATGTATGACTTGCACAGTGAGGACCCATGATACATACTGTatgctttttaattttttatttttttttgcttttaggtAACGAGACCGCCCCTATAactttcttattattattatattataatgtaACCTTCATACagcgaaaaaaaaataaagcggtCTCATTTGGAACACTACATTGAGACCTTTTGTGATTTATTTACGGCCTTGTGGCATAGATGGGGCCATTTGTTATCCAGGGGCCCTGGTCTACTGGCTTTGTCAGTTACCTCCCATGAGTCACgttgaccaccaccaccactcattTGTGAGACCACCATCATTGTAGGTGTTCTCATGTGGACGCAGTACTGATCCTTTGGTCTCTGAGCTGACTTTTCATTACAGTTATGGATCACCTTTACGGTTAGTAGTTTGCAGGTTCATGATAAAGAGTCACATTAGCATTACAATGAACTCATGACGTTCTAACGCTGGGATGAAATGGTAAGGAGCGACATGTGCTGACCTGATCATATGACCTGTTGCATTGTAATGGGGTTCACATTTtagttaggtttttttttttttttttgctatgtattGGAAGAAACATTGAGGATTTCTTTCATGAAGCCTTGTTTTCAGACTATTATATCATTACTATTTCTATTTTCGTTTACTATTATATATTCTTTAATTAGATTTAATATTACTGTACGATCGAATACCTtgaaaaatatctttttttttttttttttttttgtaaattttcatTTAGGGAATGTTTTATGTAGGCAGCCCGGATTATGCCTTGAATTCCAGGGCCTCAACATGGAAGTGGCTGATGAGTATGGTCTGAATGATGGAATAACAGGATAATAGTGTATACAGGACCAAAGTGATGATGTATTTGTTGTGTCTATGAATTATCTTTAAAATAAAACTCTGTATATTATTTTAAAGCCTGAGCTCTTGTTGTGAGTTAATTTTAACTTTATAatatagtatttatttttttattttgcacattCCACCCCCATTTTACTGTAAAGAATGGGCTAGTCTAGTGCAACGGTGCACAACCTGGGGtgcaggcattatgggagttgtacttttgcagcagctggagggccgcagctgATCGTCACTGCTATAGTGTCTGAGAATATATAAAGGGGTTCTGTGAGACCAAGAACGGTCCCTGTTTCCCCCCACAAAATTAACCTATTGTTTAAAGACACTGTCAGTGGGTTTATTCTGCCCTATTTaagtgtagcataaactagtgacagagaagctgaacagaatgttgtatcacttacattgttgtgTGCAGCTGAttatccttctgaataacatggacaataagtagtcctttccattatgtgcatgagttcAGTAgatctggatattcatgagcaccagcacactcagCCCACTggctgctaattggcagttgcttgtctatactgtgtgtttatatactgtatataagcggACAGCTGTCAATTAACATCTGGAGGATGGAGGGAGTGGCACTCTTtttagctgaacagaatgatataactaatatacttatctattcagcatttctgtcacaagtttatgctgccctcatttaaggtggcataaacagattccctttaaattgagtCGGCCAAGATGGCTGCTTACTTAATAGTGTACTAAAATTTCCTTTAAGGGAAATGCTACCTGAAGCATAAGTCATTGGGATGGTTCACTTTGGTTTCTTCCTCAGCCTTGTTTGGTTGTCCCTCTGTACAACCAAATCCATCCATCGATGAAGGTTGTCAAGAAGCAGGAAGAACCAGGGACCACCCCAGTGACTTGTTCAGGCAGCAAGtgattacaggttccctttaatatatataatcAATTCACATTGGGAAGCGGGCCTTGAGAGGCAATATAATGTGCTACAGATAAGGCCCAGTTCCCTCACTATGTTTAGTATTTTCATCAAAGACCAGGAGTGACACTGACACTGGTCTCATGACCGGTTAGCTTCAAGGTGATCATCCAGACAGGTAGGTAAGTAGTTAAAAGGAGGCTGGTAGTGAAGTACTGTGCTGAACCCTGTATAGGCATTGTAGCGTCTGCAAAGGTGCCTTCTACCAATAAAATATGTATGAACCTCTGCAGAAGCTTTCAGTCTAGAAAAATATTAGTGAAAACCAAGTGAATAAATAATACACTGAAAAACctacattgaatttattagtacaTTAAGAGTTTTTAATTTGTCAGGTAGTTTCCAGATACATTGCTACAAGGTCCAGACCACTAGATACAGTGCTCCAAGGTCCAGACCGCTAGATATAGTGCTACAAGGTCCAGACCGCTAGATACAGTGCTACAAGGTCCAGACCGCTAGATACAGTGCTACAAGGTCCAGACCGCTAGATACAGTGCTACAAGGTCCAGACCACTAGATACAGCGCTACAAGGTCCAGACCGCTAGATACAGTGCTACAAGGTCCAGACAACTAGATACAGTGCTACAAGGTCCACACCGCTAGATACAGTGCTACAAGGTCCACACCGCTAGATACAGTGCTACAAGGTCCACACCGCTAGATACAGTGCTACAAGGTCCAGACCACTAGATACAGAGCTACAAGGTCCACACCGCTAGATACAGCGCTACAAGGTCCAGACCACTAGATACAGTGCTACAAGGTCCACACCGCTAGATACAGTGCTACAAGGTCCACACCGCTAGATACAGTGCTACAAGGTCCACACCGCTAGATACAGTGCTACAAGGTCCAGACCGCTAGATACAGCGCTACAAGGTCCAGACCACTAGATAGTGCTGTGCTACAAGGTCCAGACCACTAGATAGTGCTGTGCTACAAGGTCCAGACCACTAGATAGTGCTGTGCTACAAGGTCCAGACCACTAGATACAGTGCTAGAAGGTCCAGACAACTAGATACAGTGCTACAAGGTCCAGACCACTAGATATAGTGCTACAAGGTCCAGACAACTAGATATAGTGCTACAAGGTCCAGACAACTAGATACAGTGCTACAAGGTCCACACCGCTAGATACAGTGCTACAAGGTCCACACCGCTAGATACAGTGCTACAAGGTCCAGACCACTAGATACAGAGCTACAAGGTCCACACCGCTAGATACAGCGCTACAAGGTCCACACCGCTAGATACAGCGCTACAAGGTCCAGACAACTAGATACAGTGCTACAAGGTCCACACCGCTAGATACAGAGCTACAAGGTCCACACCGCTAGATACAGCGCTACAAGGTCCAGACAACTAGATACAGTGCTACAAGGTCCACACCGCTAGATACAGTGCTACAAGGTCCACACCGCTAGATACAGTGCTACAAGGTCCACACCGCTAGATACAGTGCTACAAGGTCCAGACCACTAGATACAGAGCTACAAGGTCCACACCGCTAGATACAGCGCTACAAGGTCCAGACCACTAGATACAGCGCTACAAGGTCCAGACCGCTAGATACAGCGCTACAAGGTCAAGACCACTAGATACAGCGCTACAAGGTCCACACAGCTAGATACCGTGCTACAAGGTCAAGACCACTAGATACAGCGCTACAAGGTCCAGACAACTAGATACAGTACTATAAGGTCCAGACCACTTGTTACAGTGCTACAAGGTCCAAACTGCTTAAAGTTAACCCCCCAAAATCAAGCCGTGTCCAGGCAGTGCCGGATAACTTCCCAGATATAGGGCGATACTATGTCCAGACCAGATAAATAATATTATACAGTCTCCTGGTGCCAGATGACTCCCAGATGTCACGTGCAGATATGCCATGCAGAGTCCACTTAGTGCCACATAAatactgtatatcaccatgtgGACAGTGCCAGATATAGTGCTATACTGTTCCAGACATATCAGATAAAAGGCCATACTATGTCTAGACAGCACCAAATAACTCCGGAATATAGTTCCACACATTGTCTGATAACTTCCTAGGTATAGTGCCTTGCAGTttccagtcatgtcaaactctggcccgtggtgccactatttttggcccgccaggcaattcagagtttgaattacatctggcttgccatggctactatatataagagactatagggaggactggctactatatgagactatgggggagggctggctactaaatgaggctatgggggagggctggctactatataagagcctatgttggagggctggctactatataagagactatgggggagggctggctactatataagagactatgggggagggctggctactatataagagactatggtggagggctgtctactatataagagactatgggggacggctggctactatataagagactatgggggatggctggctactatataagagactatggtggagggctggctactatataagagactatgggggacggctggctactaaatgagactacaggggagggctggctactatttgggcactattggagggcTGGCTTATATGCAGGGCAATATTGGggaggttggctattacatgggacaatattggggaggttggctattacatgggttgaggtttaatcatatcatagcaattaatcttataatttatcatagtgcacagcgctgggagactctcaccactgacagtgccaggaccgccgaaTTCGTGCTTCAAtatttatcaaggttggcccgcgactttgtccagtttttttaattttggcccactgtgtatttgagtttcacCCCTGTACCAGATAGATCCCTGATATAATCCCATACATTGTCCAGACAATACTACATAACCTCCCAGGTATAGTGCCATACTGTGCCAAAGCAGCACCAGATAACCCCCAGGTATAGTGACCATGACCACGTGGGCCCATTCAGGCTGTCTGCCCGCAATGTGAACGGTTTGTTGAGAAGCCCCTTGAATCCCCTCTATGGTCACCCCTGTGTATGTCCATGCCGTGATATCTCTGGCTATATATGTGTGCTGGCAGATCAGGGCCCTGTGCCTGGATGTTATAGAATATAGTAGCATAGATTATGG encodes:
- the GOLPH3L gene encoding Golgi phosphoprotein 3-like — encoded protein: MTTLIRRGRRGDEGQDRRADSDDSSKDKDEETSDDCKDMRLTLMEEVLLLGLKDKEGYTSFWNDCISSGLRGGILIELALRGRVVLEPATLRKKRLLDRRVLLKSEAPTGDVLLDETLKHIKATEPAETVQSWIELLTGETWNPFKLQYQLRNVRERIAKSLVEKGILTTEKQNFLLFDMTTHPVTNTTEKQRLVKKLQEALLEKWVNDPHRMDKRTLSLLVLAHSSDVLENAFSTLPDDKYDMAMNRSKDLLDLDPDVEAMKPNCTEMIWAVLSAFNKS